From the Lemur catta isolate mLemCat1 chromosome 1, mLemCat1.pri, whole genome shotgun sequence genome, the window TACTATGCGGCTTTTAACAGTTGTCAACATTTGAGGGGTGTCTTAGTGGGAAATTATTGCGGGGCTTAATTCCCGATCTGTGCTTGTAAACTGAAGTGCCCAGGCCTGGCattgtgtgcacacacgtgcaccaGCCCCTGACACCCCTTGTGTTTTGTGTCCCTGTTTcaggtggaggtggaggcagcGTTCCCGGAATTGAGAGGATGGGCCCTGGCATTGACCGCATTGGCGGTGCTGGCATGGAGCGCATGGGCGCAGGCCTGGGCCATGGCATGGATCGTGTGGGCTCCGAGATTGAGCGCATGGGCCTGGTCATGGACCGCATGGGCTCTGTGGAGCGCATGGGCTCTGGCATTGAGCGCATGGGCCCACTGGGCCTCGACCACATGGCCTCCAGCATCGAGCGCATGGGCCAGACCATGGAGCGCATTGGCTCTGGCGTGGAGCGCATGGGCGCCGGCATGGGCTTCGGCCTGGAGCGCATGGCCGCTCCCATCGACCGCGTGGGCCAAACCATTGAGCGCATGGGCTCTGGTGTGGAGCGCATGGGCCCTGCCATCGAGCGCATGGGCCTGAGCATGGAGCGCATGGTACCCGCAGGCATGGGGGCTGGCCTGGAGCGCATGGGCCCTGTGATGGATCGCATGGCCACTGGCCTGGAGCGCATGGGCGCCAACAACCTGGAGCGTATGGGCCTGGAGCGCATGGGCGCCAACAGTCTGGAGCGCATGGGCCTGGAGCGGATGGGCGCCAACAGCCTCGAGCGCATGGGCCCTGCCATGGGCCCAGCCTTGGGTGCTGGCATTGAGCGCATGGGCCTGGCCATGGGTGGCGGTGGCGGTGCCAGCTTTGACCGCGCCATCGAGATGGAGCGTGGCAACTTTGGAGGAAGCTTCGCAGGTTCCTTTGGCGGAGCTGGAGGCCATGCTCCTGGGGTGGCTAGGAAGGCCTGCCAGATATTTGTGAGAAATGTGAGTGTCTCTTGGTGTTGCTATGcatgaaggaaggagggaggcagggctggtgggACTGAATGATGGCAGGGCTAGGTCATTGGTGATGTCCCCGATGGGGAACCAGGTAACATGGATAGCACACCTCATCCCCAGAGGCTGGTGCTGGTGGGACAAGGAGGGAGTGTGAGAGTTTTAGGCACTTGTATGGCAAGAACATTGGGTTCTGGGAGAGCCTGGGCTTTTCCAACTTGCTAGACTACAGAGCGCTGTGAGCTAAAAGGCCCTAGTTTGTGATCCTGTGGCTTGAAGAGCCACTAAGTCTTGGCAGGATGATTCAGAGAAAGAGGCGGCTGGAATTGAATTATCTGTCCCAACTCAGCCACCTTTAGCCACTGTTGAGGGATTCTGTGGGCCACACAGCACAGGCCCAAAGCGTCGCAGACAGAGTCCCAAGAGTGAACTGGCTGTGGAGCCTCACAGTCTTGTCCCAGATAGACTTGTTTTGTTCCCTGCTGAGTCTGCAGGGCAGCCAGCTTCTGTGAGTAAGAAATCCTTGCGGTGGCCTCTGAGCCAGCTGTGAGGTCTGTGGTAGGATTTGGTCGGATCGTACATCAGTCTTCTTTTTCCCCCCAGCTCCCATTTGATTTCACATGGAAGATGCTAAAGGACAAATTCAACGAATGTGGTAAGTGTGTCGAAAGGGCTTTGctaggtgctttttttttttttttttttttttttgctaggtGCTTTTGTGTGCTGTGGCTTGTTGGTGACACTGCCGAGTTGAGCAGTGAAGCTTCCTCCCTGGTCTTCACAGCACTCCATTGACTCCGGAGGATCGCTGGGATTTGCCAGTTTTCTGCCTGTGCAGATACTCCGGCATGTTGTTGAGTGTCCTGTTATGTGTCGCACGCTTTTTTCCACCTGTGTTCTTACTGCATCCTtagctttctttttgtcttcctaTTTGGAGTTTTTGAAAGGAGTCAGTGTTGTCCCAATTTCACAGATGTCAGGCAGTCACCTTCCTAAAGGTGCATGGCTTCTAGGTGGCAAAGCTAAATAACCATGTCCCAAACAGGGTCGCTTTCTCCCCCAGCATAGCTAGTTCGGTGGCCCTGAGCACCTGCAGTACTGTGTAGAGGTGAGGCTCGGGCTTCTTTTCAGCTACATCAACATTAAGCCCGAGCATGCTTCGTGGTGGTTGCCTTGGGGTTCTCTGTCCCTGTTTCAGCAGTGGCTCGGATTTCACCCTCATTGCTGTTTCTCCCTGGGTCTTCTCTCTGGGCAAGCTGTTGAGTCACGCACGGCCAACTCCTCAGTTCCCACACTTTAGTGAGATATTCCGAACAGTCAGATGGGATCACGCCACTCCTCCTGCTTCGGAGATGCCTGGGGGGCCCTGTGCCTACAAGGGAAGTCCAAACTCCAGGCCCTTGAAGGCTTGATCCCAtcctcctctgtcttcctcctGTCCCTCTGTCTGAGCAGAACACGAGTGCTACAAGTCCCCAAAATGCTCTAGTGCCAGCTTCTGGTGAATTTCCACTTAAGCTTTTTCAGAACTTCCCTGAGAGGACCCCCCCCAGCTCACCACCACCATGTTGGTCCTCTCCTTGGCAGAGCTAGTGCTGCTGGAATCGTGGACCTCCAGCTCCATTTGCATGGTGGTGTCCTTGGCACTCACTTAGAACCCTGGGTTCTAGGGTGCATACCCTGTAGACCTGACCTGCTTCTGCAGTGCTGGCACATATCCCGACACTAATAGGTGCTCGAATGAATAAGTGTGGCCTGCTTGCTCACTGTCACTGGGCTTATGTCAGGGCAACGCAGAGGTGTCAGTTGGATTGGCGATGGCTTTGTAACTGGGGCGGTGGCGTATTGAAAATGAAGCCTCTGTAAAATTTGCCCATGAAGTTGGCTTTATGTGGCTCCTTTTTTGAACCTTCTGGAACATAAAGCATACATTTGAAGCCTCCAGGAAGGTTTATCATGGTGCACTCAGGCTGTTGTCCTGTTAGCAGGAGCATGACAATGTGGCTGAGGGCCCGTAGTCGCTGGTTCCTGCCATTGTGTTCTGAGCACTCACACTCCAGGTGTGGGGGCCTCTCTGCTTTTTGACTTTGTCAACCAGAATCCAACAGATGCTCTGGACTGAGTGGAGCCCAGACAGGCTGAGCTCCGGGTTTGCCTGATCACTGtggtcttttcttcctctctgtgccAGGCCACGTGCTGTACGCTGACATCAAGATGGAGAACGGGAAGTCCAAGGGGTGCGGAGTGGTGAAGTTCGAGTCTCCAGAGGTGGCCGAGCGAGCCTGCCGGATGATGAACGGCATGAAGCTGAGTGGCCGGGAGATTGACGTGCGAATCGATAGAAACGCTTAAGCAGTTGCCTTTTTTAAACATCGATACCAGACCtctgaatttgtattttttcttgttaaccATTTTAATTTGTTGGCTGGATgtataaagatgtttaaaaaattcagttgctTTTTGGGGtaatttgaattacttttttaatgacTGGGGTTCCATTTGACTGTTTGCATTGAGATTGCAATGTGCgcaattttttttgtagttgtgGCATCTTGTTGACATCAAATATGACTTTGATAATAAATACCAGTTCCTGAAATGGGCGTGCCCATGTGTTTGTGTTCTGGGGACAACCATCTGAGGTTTGGGGAGCTGTAGCCACGGGGGCTCCCGGCTTCCCTCGGAGCAGTGACCACCAGGGATCTCTCCCCGTTCTTGCTTGTCCGAgggccctgggggtgggaggacctTGGAAAACTCGTCTGTGTATGGTCACGttgctggtaaaaaaaaaaatgaaaaagaagaaaaaaaacctcttctgTGGAAACTGCCTTCTGAGTGGTCTTTAATTCCCCAGTGCTGATAATGGAGTGTTTGGCTGTTTAGAGCTGTCCGGAAAGCCACCCTGTCACCCTCCTGTGCCATTTCTGTGGGGCACAGGCCCTGTGTCAGGCTCATTTCCAGGTGGGCTTTTCTTTGCCGAAACAGACTGAGCAGTATGCAGTTTCCGGGCATATTCCTCTCTGTCAGAGGTTCAGGCTGAATTTGATAACCCAGGCTCTGTCAGGATTGGTTGTTGTCCCCTCTCCACACCGTGAAGTGCCCTCTTAGGTCACCAGGGCAGACAGATGTGTGCAGCCTTGTGGAACCCCGGCTGCTGCTGTCCTGCTTGCATGTGGAGGGTTGCAGGGTGTGGGCACACGTcctgcccagctccctccctgcccccttgcTGGTGACAGGTGGGTCTGATCACCCATGGTCCCACCTTGATCCCTGAGGGCTGAGACCATAGGGGTGGTGCCCCCCCGCCAGACACACCCCCTTCCCAGTGCTTGACTAGGTGGCTTCCTGTGCCTTTGCTACACTGTGCAtgccaatcaggagccaagaagagacaggaagcagGGCTTGCTTTAAAGAGGGGTTTTATGTGGCCATACGGGAGCCTGGGCATCCCTGTGACTTTGCCAAACCGGGATGTGGGGCTCCTGGGTGCTGGGCTGCCGGCTGTCCTGGGTGCCCACATCTGCAGCTTCACGGTCCCCGGGGCAGTGCTTGGCTCTCCAGAGGGTCTGCCAAGGAAGGGTGACTCCCATGGACCCCCTTCCCCAGAAGCAGGGTAGTGAGCAGCCCCCCCCAGGTCATCACCGTGCCCCCTCCAGCCTTCCGGGAGCACCCACGTACCCCAGAAGCCAACGTCGTCGTACACCTCCGTTTCCCTGGCAGAAAGCACAGTTGGGTCAGCACGGGCACCCTGGCCCATGGCCCCCGTCCCCAGCCCCCCACGGCCAGGGCACTcacaggggcaggagggctgTCCTGGGCACGTAGCCATCTGTGGAGAGAGCAGGCTCGGGTGGGTTCTCCGCCCGGGGAACCAGGGCGGCCACCCCAGTCTGCGGGGCCAGGCTCACTCACACTTGCCCTTAGGGTCCCGGCACAGCATCTCCTCCTTGCTGGTGTACTCAATCACCTCCAAGATCTCCCCGCGCCGGATGCCCAGGTGCTTGCCGCCCCCGCGCCGGGTCTTGGCGTTGGGGTCGATCATCATCTTCGTGTGAACCACAATCTCCCCTTCAAACTGGAGGGTGAGACGTCAGAGCTTTTGCTCGTGCCATCACCCCTGGGCACCCACCCATCTTCTTTCTGAGGACGGGATTCACGGGGCCTGAGGCCCAGCCCTCCCAGGACTCTTGGCTTGACTTGTCTTGGCATCAGCACCTTGAACTTCTTCCGGAACTCTCTCTCGgctttctctgccttcctgatCTGCTTCAGCAACTTTGGGTCCGTGGGCGGCACCTGCTGTGGCTGGGAGGCCTTCTCCTTCCTGGTCCCCCCAACCCAAGGAATCGGGGTGCCTGTGAGCAAAGCGTGCTCATTCTCTTCCCAGGGCTCCTTCCACTGTCCTCCCAGAGCTTCGCCCCACCCTGTCCTCCCCGCTCTGCCCCGTGGCACCTGGGTGCCGGGTCTTGTGGCGGCCTCCTGGCGGCTTGCTGGGTCAGTGGCATTTCTCCTGGGGGTGGTGGGAACAAGAAGTCAGGGCAGGCAGCGTCGTGGGCTCAGCCTGTACCCTGGTGGCTGGATCTTGAGTGAGCCCTTCCTGTGTCaggtcccctcccagcccccaccctgcccacctccccaggccTTTCTGGGGGGTTATCAGTTCTAGTGGGTTGCCACCCGTTTCCTTCATTCCTGCTGTGTGTTAGGCATGGTGGAAACTGCTAGCCTAATTGTGACCCTCAGAGCAACGTTTTTCTCGCTAGTAGGTGATGCTGTCATTCCCATCCCATCTGTGAGGAAAATAAAGGCTCAGAGAGAGGTCAAGGAGGcagcccaaggtcacccagcggCTAAGTGGCGGAGGCAGGATTGATTTGTAGGTCCATTTCACGTCTGCTGTTTAGAGCAGGTTGGGTTCTGGAGCTATCATGAGACCTGGGTGGAAaatgaggcagaggcaggaggatggggagagagtGGTCAGTGGGTACAAAGGTACAACTGGTAGgagtaagttctggtgttctgttGCACAGCAGGGTGATGAGGGTTAATGTTGCATATCACAAAACAGCTCAAAgaggcttttgaatgttctcTCCACAAAAAgatgataaatgcatgaggtgatgGATAACTTCAACACAAACATGTATCAAGCCATCAAATAGTGCCCCATAAATGTGTACAGTTATCgtgtgtcaattttaaaaatcattttttttaaaagcctccgTGGTGGGGTTCTTGGGCTGGTGACCAATGGTGAGACTATAGATCAAGGGGTCTCCCGGGGTGAGGGCCCACGTGTGCCCTTTCACTACCTGGCAAACCACCAAGCTTCCCGGTACGAGCCCTGCTGGCAGAGGTTTGGTTTCCAGGAACCCCAGGTGGGTGACGGATCTGGAACCTGAGGCCCCAGCTTGCCCTCTCTGAATGACCTGGAGGGGTACCTGGGTCGTACCTGTCCACCCCGACAGATGCCGAGCCAGGCCATCCACAGTCCCTCCAACTGCTCGTGcctctctgtcacccagctagGAGCAAACCTAGCTTTGGCAGGTCAGGGCCCCTGCAGACCCAGCACAGCCAGGAGCACTTACCTGCAGCGTGACTGGAACAGGCCACTCTCAGCAagccctgccttccccacagGGCCTGTTCACTTCCTGAGAgaggctgggccctgcccccTTCCAGAGGAGCCCCCCCACTGTCCAAGAACCTCTGGAGGGGAGCTGCTCCTAACCCGGGAGTGTGGGGCAAGGCTGCAGGGCTGCTGGGAGTGGCCCGAGGCTGGCTGTGAGTGGtccaggctcttttttttttttgtctttttgagtcagtcttgctctgtcacccaggctggagtacaatggcgccatcatagctcactgcagcctcgaacacctgcctcagcctcccaagtagctaggattacaggcgtgagccaccacgcctggctagatttttctattttttgtagagatggggtctcgctcttgctaaggctggtctcgaatttacagcctcaagcaatctgcctgcctcggccgcccaaagtgctggtattacaccCGTGACAGCTGCCCTCCTGGCCATCCGCATCCTCAAAAGCAGCCCCCAgaccccaggccaca encodes:
- the HNRNPM gene encoding heterogeneous nuclear ribonucleoprotein M isoform X9, which codes for MEESMKKAAEVLNKHSLSGRPLKVKEDPDGEHARRAMQKVMATTGGMGMGPGGPGMINIPPSILNNPNIPNEIIHALQAGRLGSTVFVANLDYKVGWKKLKEVFSMAGVVVRADILEDKDGKSRGIGTVTFEQSIEAVQAISMFNGQLLFDRPMHVKMDERALPKGDFFPPERPQQLPHGLAGIGMGLGPGGQPIDANHLNKGIGMGNLGPAGMGMEGIGFGINKMGGMEGPFGGGMENMGRFGSGMNMGRINEMERGMGGGFERDFARNEMGMSRSFGEPPGRGMEILSNALKRGEIIAKQGGGGGGGSVPGIERMGPGIDRIGGAGMERMGAGLGHGMDRVGSEIERMGLVMDRMGSVERMGSGIERMGPLGLDHMASSIERMGQTMERIGSGVERMGAGMGFGLERMAAPIDRVGQTIERMGSGVERMGPAIERMGLSMERMVPAGMGAGLERMGPVMDRMATGLERMGANNLERMGLERMGANSLERMGLERMGANSLERMGPAMGPALGAGIERMGLAMGGGGGASFDRAIEMERGNFGGSFAGSFGGAGGHAPGVARKACQIFVRNLPFDFTWKMLKDKFNECGHVLYADIKMENGKSKGCGVVKFESPEVAERACRMMNGMKLSGREIDVRIDRNA